In Flavobacterium praedii, the DNA window GCAGCAGCGTCTGCTTTGGCTTTGTTTTCGGCTGCAAGTTTGGCGGCAGCAGCTTCGGCATCCGCTTTGGCTTTGGCATCAGCAACTAATTTTGCGGCAGCAGCGTCTGCTTTGGCTTTGTTTTCGGCAGCAAGTTTGGCGGCAGCAGCTTCAGCATCCGCTTTGGCTTTGGTATCTGCAGCTAATTTTGCAGCGTCTGCTTTGGCTTTGTTTTCGGCAGCGAGTTTGGCGGCAGCAGCTTCAGCATCAGCTTTGGCTTTGGTATCAGCTGCTAATTTTGCAGCGTCTGCTTTAGCTTTGTTTTCAGCAGCAAATTTGGCGGCAGCAGCTTCAGCATCAGCCTTGGCTTTGGAATCAGCGGCTAATTTTACGGCAGCATCGGCTTTAGCTTTGTTTTCAGCAGCAAGTTTGGCGGCAGCAGCTTCAGCATCAGCCTTGGCTTTGGCATCAGCGGTTAATTTTGCAGCAGTAGCATCTGCTTTAGCTTTGTTTTCAGCAGCAAGTTTAGCAGCAGCTGCATCGGCATCGGCTTTGGCATCAGCAGCTAATTTTGCGGCAGCAGCGTCTGCTTTGGCTTTGTTTTCAGCAGCAAGTTGGGCAGCAGTAGTTTCGGCATCCGCTTTGGCTTTAGTATCGGCAGCTAATTTTGCGGCAGCGTCTGCTTTGGCTTTATTTTCGGCAGCAAGTTTGGCGGCAGCAGCTTCGGCATCGGCTTTGGCTTTGGCGTCAGCAGCTAATTTTGCGGCAGCAGCGTCTGCTTTGGCTTTGTTTTCGGCAGCAACTTTAGCAGCAGTCGCTTCAGCATCCGCTTTGGCTTTAGTATCAGCAACTAATTTTGCAGCGGTAGCGTCTGCTTTGGTTTTGTTTTCGGCAGCAAGTTTGGCAGCAGTGGCTTCCGCATCCGCTTTAGCTTTAGTATCGGCAGCTAATTTTGCGGCAGCGTCTGATTTGTTTTTAGCATCGGCAATACGTTTTGCAGAAGCATCGGCATCCGCTTTAGCTTTTGCATCTGCGGCTAATTTTGTTTTATTTACGGGCTCTGGTTTTTTTGCAGCGAGGGCTATAGCAGCAGCATCCGCTTTTGCTTTAGCATCTGCAGCCAGTTTATTTTTTTGTTCAATAGCTACAGCATCTGATTTGGCTTTGGCATCAGCCGCTAATTTGGCTTTGGCAATTGCTGCATCTGCTTTTGCTTTATTAGCAGCTCCTAATCTAGCTTTATTTGCTTCGGCAATTTTTGCTTGATCACCCACTTTTGCATCAGCCACTGCTTTAGTGTCTGCCTTAGGTTTTGTAGTAGTAGAAGCTTTAGGAAAAGGAGCAGGTTCAATTAAAGCTCCTTCTTCTTCATCATCTCCATAATCGAAATTTTGATTTTTAAATTTATAGGCCAATACAATTATGTGGGATGCACCAAGGTTTGAAATATCACCCAATCCCATACCATAAGAATATTCTAAAGCAATTTTAGGTGTTATATTTAAACCAAATCCAGCAGTCATTCCTAAAACAGAATGGTATCCAGCCTGTACCCAAATCCCTTTAGGAATGGTAAAAACGCCTGAACCAGAATAAGCTGTATTCTCTTTGTAAAACTCGGTTTTAACGATTCCTGAAAATTTACTTTTATCAAAAAAACCATAGGAATCAATAAAACCAGTATACATTACATGGGCTTGAATTCCTTTGTTAGGATCGTCTTTTAGAATACCAGTATTAAAATTATAAGAAACAATATTATTTAGACTTAACCCAAAATCGAAAAATGCTGATCCATAATTAATACCTGGAGATACAGCCATAACCGTATTGGATGGAATATTATCTAAAGAAGGATCTGGATCTCTTGCAATTACTTTTCCGCTATTCAATCCACTTTTATAGGCGCTTAGGTTTATACCAAATGTAAGATTACTATCCTCTTGTAATAAAATATTGTGAGCAAAGTTAGCGGATACCCCAAAAGTTGTAAGCAAGCCTTGATTTTGTTGAAAAACACTGATACCGACACCTTCATTCTCCATGAAACGTCCGGAGTAACTTAACATATAGGTTTTGGGTGCGTTTTCAAAACCTGCCCATTGTGTTTTATTAAACAAGGTAATATAAGCACTTTGCTGTCTTACAAAACTAAACGTAGGATTGATCACAAAAGAATTAAATTTTAGGGAGTTTCCTGGTGGAATAGCAAAAGAAACAACACCATCCTCTTGTTGGGCATAAAAAAATGGGATAGTACAGAAAAAAAAGAAAACGCTTAATAAAAAATTTTTCATATTATTTCACAAGAGTTATCGAACCCTTTTTGGCAGAACCGCCATTTGGAGTAATTATATAATAATAAACTGGATTGAAATTAGTAAATTCTACAGCTATTTGTGGCCAACCACTATAATTGTCATAATTATCACTTTCAAAAACAATATCGCCCAAAGAACTTAGAATCATGATATGTGTATTTGTACCGCTTATATATTCATCAGGTATAATCCAAGTATCATTAACACCATCTCCATTTGGACTGACAATATTAGATATTTTTGGTGCATTCAGATTCACTTTATACGAAACATCAAAAGGAAATTCAGTTGTAATAGAGCAGCTTGAATTTTGAGTTACAATCGCTTTATAACTTCCTTGTGCAGTAATATTCAAGGTATTTGTATTGGCTCCCAAAATAGCAGCACCATCCAATAACCATTGATATGTAGGAGAAACAGCATCTGTAGTTATAGCGACATTTAGCGTTTCACCTTCTACTATATAATTAACTTTATTTACTTCAACACCTGAAATAGCACTCGTATTTGTAAGAACTTTTAAATCTATAGAACCCGTTGATTTGCAGCCGCCAAAATCAACATCACAAGTATAAGTACCCGGCAGATTTGTGATGTAATTACTGGAAATAGCACCATCAATTACGGTATTATCCCTTCTCCAAACATAAGAATTACCACTAGAAACGGAAAGTGTCGTACTACCCAAACTGGAACAAAAAGGATTACCTAAACTTGAAGAAATTACCGCACCAGATCCACTGGCACCAGAAACTTTAACAGATTGTGAACGGGTATTTATATCAGAGCATGGACCATAATTAACTTCAACATAATAATCTCCAGCTTGATTAACTGATAATGAACTTTTAGTTTCATTTGGAACTAACACTCCATTTTTATACCAATTATACTTCAATTGAGGATATTGCAAAGGGGAAGAATCAGGAATTGAAGGAGTTGAATTATCAACAGAAAGTGTAACACTACCTCCATTACAAAAACTTAAAGCATCGCTTTTGTTATTAATATAAAAAGTACCTGAATATGATAAAAAATGGATAGGAAACGAAGATTGTAAATCACTTGTTTTAAAAAGCTGACTAACAACTCCTGAAGAACTTTGAATTTTTAGACCATAAATATCCGAACCAACTAAATCAGAGGGTACTTCAAAAGTAAGTGTCTTATCTGTCGGAGTATCTGCGGGAGGATTTGGAGCAGCTCCATTAGGAATTATCTTAGGTTTTATTGGATTCGTAAAATTGCCTTTATCATCTGAAAGTAGGACAAAAAATGTTTCATTAGCTGGAAAGCCACTTATTTTAAAAAAAACTTCATACCTATTATATCCAGAAGGATAATCAATATTAGGTATGTTAGCACAAATTCTTGGATAACCGAGCTTTTGAGGTAAAATAGTCTGAGCTACTGAAGTAAAATTGGATAAAAGAAAAAAAACTATCAATAAAAAACAAAACTTTATTGAATATAAATAGGAGTAAAGCTTACTTTTCATAAGTAATTAATTTATTTTTTTACAAATCTGTTTAACAAGTGGCGTAATTTAAATTTATTAACACCAAATTTAATGCTCCATTATAAACAAACATGAGTCTCTGTACTTCAAAAAGAATTATGAAAACTTATTGAAAATTCTTGTTATAAAAAATTAACAAAATAATTTAAGTAATAAAATGAAAGCCAAACCTGTTCGTTTAGGTTCAACTTTCATTTTACATAATTTCTAAAAATTTATTTGTTAGTTATTTGGCTGAGGCTGTAAACTTAGTAAGTGCCAATCTAAAATCTGGTCTTCTTGGATTTGCAAAATCATTAAAAGTCTCAAGATTTGTAGTTTTAGAATATAAATTAAAGAAAACACTGTTTCCATAATAACTTTCTAAATCTTCATTATTTAGATTACCTGCCATAAAGATATTTCCTTGGCAGAAATTGAAATAAATTTCTTCAAGTCGAATTTTCTTTAAATTTTTCTCGGCCAATTCGATATTATTATCCAATATAATAGCGGGATTAAATCCAGATATTACACTTTTTCGTAATACCAAAGAAGTATTCTCAGCTACAAAAACCGCTTCTTTTACTAACCCAGATTTTATATCCGTATCAATATTATCACTATCATTAGCCAATGTCATATTAGTAGCCGTAACAACAGTT includes these proteins:
- a CDS encoding gliding motility-associated C-terminal domain-containing protein, with protein sequence MKSKLYSYLYSIKFCFLLIVFFLLSNFTSVAQTILPQKLGYPRICANIPNIDYPSGYNRYEVFFKISGFPANETFFVLLSDDKGNFTNPIKPKIIPNGAAPNPPADTPTDKTLTFEVPSDLVGSDIYGLKIQSSSGVVSQLFKTSDLQSSFPIHFLSYSGTFYINNKSDALSFCNGGSVTLSVDNSTPSIPDSSPLQYPQLKYNWYKNGVLVPNETKSSLSVNQAGDYYVEVNYGPCSDINTRSQSVKVSGASGSGAVISSSLGNPFCSSLGSTTLSVSSGNSYVWRRDNTVIDGAISSNYITNLPGTYTCDVDFGGCKSTGSIDLKVLTNTSAISGVEVNKVNYIVEGETLNVAITTDAVSPTYQWLLDGAAILGANTNTLNITAQGSYKAIVTQNSSCSITTEFPFDVSYKVNLNAPKISNIVSPNGDGVNDTWIIPDEYISGTNTHIMILSSLGDIVFESDNYDNYSGWPQIAVEFTNFNPVYYYIITPNGGSAKKGSITLVK
- a CDS encoding PorP/SprF family type IX secretion system membrane protein codes for the protein MKNFLLSVFFFFCTIPFFYAQQEDGVVSFAIPPGNSLKFNSFVINPTFSFVRQQSAYITLFNKTQWAGFENAPKTYMLSYSGRFMENEGVGISVFQQNQGLLTTFGVSANFAHNILLQEDSNLTFGINLSAYKSGLNSGKVIARDPDPSLDNIPSNTVMAVSPGINYGSAFFDFGLSLNNIVSYNFNTGILKDDPNKGIQAHVMYTGFIDSYGFFDKSKFSGIVKTEFYKENTAYSGSGVFTIPKGIWVQAGYHSVLGMTAGFGLNITPKIALEYSYGMGLGDISNLGASHIIVLAYKFKNQNFDYGDDEEEGALIEPAPFPKASTTTKPKADTKAVADAKVGDQAKIAEANKARLGAANKAKADAAIAKAKLAADAKAKSDAVAIEQKNKLAADAKAKADAAAIALAAKKPEPVNKTKLAADAKAKADADASAKRIADAKNKSDAAAKLAADTKAKADAEATAAKLAAENKTKADATAAKLVADTKAKADAEATAAKVAAENKAKADAAAAKLAADAKAKADAEAAAAKLAAENKAKADAAAKLAADTKAKADAETTAAQLAAENKAKADAAAAKLAADAKADADAAAAKLAAENKAKADATAAKLTADAKAKADAEAAAAKLAAENKAKADAAVKLAADSKAKADAEAAAAKFAAENKAKADAAKLAADTKAKADAEAAAAKLAAENKAKADAAKLAADTKAKADAEAAAAKLAAENKAKADAAAAKLVADAKAKADAEAAAAKLAAENKAKADAAAAKLAADAKAKADAEAAAAKLAAENKAKADAAAAKLAADAKAKADADAAAAKLAADAKAKAAADAAAAKLAADNKAKADAEAIAAAKLAAENKAKADAAIAAQAEQDRIEAAAAAKLAVEALAKAKADAMPKDEIGKTMDNLSKNLEDSKRKQQQLLTRLDASVANKEKALKDLKDENDLSDKGIVKTTVEFKSTAGENAELESIKAQIAQVNKEQAASLEEFNRLYAERLKKTPKNDLVNQNYLKTIETLKAEQVKAEQSNAVLITTLEKIKVETEIEKKRRIKRAASLNDQDRLVQDMATLKRIKETTKVSAVPPTASDFDFGDNQANMQIIKNNKNVESGYYVILAVHSDSQKRDTFVTKTVASGDKNVNFFYDSNSSKYFIYEAKFDNLQEATQALEDRGSKPYNSKMVIVKIEK